Proteins encoded within one genomic window of Amorphoplanes friuliensis DSM 7358:
- a CDS encoding chemotaxis protein CheW: MTTPALFGVFHAGDLRVALPLDELREVIMRPPSFSPLPATATGLLGAVNLRHVIIPVLDLCRLAGHEDGNTSGKVIVIVARGDQLFGLLADEIEGVVRLTADALLETTVAGDPPALFSHTFERPEDGAVVSLLDAEAISKLPGIPVVRDTGPRGAVTGLGGETADASRRTVLLLRCGPIGLCIDVNHVHSVIPQLTVHSSPLEGTTCRGVVHLHDKAVPAVDPLVLLGLGSVPDDGNLRGLVLAMPRGLVVLTVSDIADIASVPVSDVLPLPPVGMRKGGFLTGVLRSESGDQHLLLDGEALRADAELDALGSLGVSLRGRTETPPPPPVKQQDKDRPDGRQVVPSVRKFLTYSVGMEAATPLSQITEIVPYPPNAIALDGGGPLMAIFTHRRLSVPLLSLQALLGVAGSPDTSTARVLLVDAPGGELIGFVVPALHAIEDSVWEETAPKEPGEPGTMLQRGPLVKIGTEAAGRLLPNVDLTELVAAELVA; encoded by the coding sequence ATGACGACCCCCGCCCTCTTCGGTGTGTTCCACGCGGGGGACCTGCGCGTCGCACTGCCGCTGGACGAACTCCGCGAGGTCATCATGCGCCCGCCCAGCTTCAGCCCTCTGCCGGCAACGGCAACGGGCCTGCTGGGCGCGGTCAACCTCCGCCACGTGATCATCCCGGTCCTCGACCTGTGCCGGCTCGCCGGTCACGAGGACGGCAACACGAGCGGCAAGGTGATCGTGATCGTCGCCCGCGGTGACCAGCTCTTCGGACTCCTCGCGGACGAGATCGAAGGTGTGGTCCGGCTGACGGCCGACGCGCTCCTGGAGACCACGGTCGCCGGGGACCCGCCCGCGCTGTTCTCCCACACCTTCGAACGCCCCGAGGACGGCGCGGTCGTCTCCCTCCTGGACGCCGAGGCGATCTCCAAACTCCCCGGCATCCCGGTCGTCCGCGACACCGGCCCCCGCGGCGCCGTCACCGGCCTGGGCGGCGAGACCGCGGACGCCTCCCGCCGCACGGTCCTCCTCCTGCGCTGCGGCCCGATCGGCCTGTGCATCGACGTCAACCACGTCCACTCGGTCATCCCACAACTGACCGTGCACTCCTCCCCGCTGGAAGGCACCACCTGCCGGGGCGTGGTCCACCTGCACGACAAAGCCGTACCGGCCGTGGACCCGCTGGTGCTCCTCGGCCTGGGCTCCGTGCCGGACGACGGCAACCTCCGCGGCCTGGTCCTGGCCATGCCGCGCGGCCTGGTCGTCCTCACCGTGTCCGACATCGCCGACATCGCCTCGGTCCCGGTCAGCGACGTGCTGCCCCTGCCACCGGTCGGCATGCGCAAAGGTGGCTTCCTCACGGGTGTGCTCCGCAGCGAATCCGGCGACCAGCACCTCCTGCTCGACGGCGAAGCCCTGCGCGCCGACGCCGAACTCGACGCCCTCGGCAGCCTCGGCGTCTCGTTGCGCGGGCGTACCGAGACGCCACCGCCGCCACCGGTCAAGCAGCAGGACAAGGACCGCCCGGACGGCCGCCAGGTGGTCCCCAGCGTGCGCAAGTTCCTGACCTACAGCGTCGGCATGGAAGCAGCCACACCCCTGAGCCAGATCACCGAAATTGTCCCCTACCCACCCAACGCCATCGCCCTCGACGGCGGCGGCCCGCTCATGGCGATCTTCACCCACCGCCGCCTGTCGGTGCCGCTGCTGTCCCTGCAGGCACTGCTCGGCGTGGCCGGAAGCCCGGACACGTCGACCGCCCGGGTCCTGCTGGTGGACGCGCCGGGCGGGGAGCTGATCGGCTTTGTGGTCCCGGCCCTCCACGCGATCGAAGACTCGGTCTGGGAAGAAACGGCACCCAAGGAACCCGGTGAACCCGGCACGATGCTGCAGCGCGGCCCGCTCGTGAAGATCGGGACGGAGGCTGCCGGTCGCCTCCTGCCCAACGTCGACCTGACCGAGCTGGTGGCTGCCGAACTGGTCGCCTGA
- a CDS encoding methyl-accepting chemotaxis protein — MAQPATPFAADPALQQAALALLLHERLIATVNARAGVVTAANDRFFDLIGRPEAEIVGNRLSDIWNASASAVDRMLDAARAGEYLEQIIEVIDSTERHRWLRLNCGPIEPPAGVKQSPDRQQVLVTGYDITEDRKQVTELRGKYAAIDRAQAVIEFDLDSTILNANENFLALTGYAQSDLVGQQHRILCEPRYADSTEYQQLWERLRAGEVESGEFKRIGRGGREVWIRATYNPIFNLDGKPYKIVKYALDVTESKLRSAEYEGKVTAIGRAQAVIEFDLEGRIIDANPNFLNTMGYTLDEVQGQHHRMFVDADEARGAAYRNFWQALGRGEYETGEYKRVAKGGREVWLQASYNPIFDLEGRPMKVVKYATDVTEAKFKSAEYVGKVAAIGRAQATVEFDLEGRILDANQNFLDVTGYKIDEVRGQHHRIFMEPEAALSPDYARFWERLGHGEYEAGEYKRVGKGGREIWLLASYNPIFDLDGRPFKIVKYATDVTEGKLRNAEYEGKVEAIIRAQAVVEFDLEGQVLNANRNFLDTVGYTLDEVRGQHHRLFVEPDEANSLEYQTFWEKLARGEYRSGEFKRVTKDGREVWLQATYNPIFDLDGRPFKVVKYATDVTKAKLTGAEYEGKDIAINRAQAVIEFDLEGTILSANENFQRTLGYSARELIGQHHSMLCSGDYVTSAEYRDFWLRLRKGEYLTGRFHRIGKFGRDVWIQATYNPIFDMRGNPYKVVKYAHDITDQVGLEQLLSSKTREMSDSINALTGSIDEIVVSAQQASTLAGETQQNAQEGYEELRKSIEAIDLIEKSSDQIAAIVNVIGEIASQTNLLAFNASIEAARAGEHGVGFSVVAGEVRKLAERSSEAAREITTLINESANRVGTGATVSHRAQSAFGQILKSVASTSESIKRIADSTQLQQTASRSVNQLINDLIGTDAAMAPEGGAGR; from the coding sequence ATGGCCCAGCCCGCCACGCCCTTCGCAGCGGACCCAGCCCTTCAGCAAGCCGCCCTCGCCCTGCTGCTGCACGAGCGGCTCATCGCGACGGTCAACGCCCGGGCCGGTGTCGTGACCGCCGCGAACGACCGGTTCTTCGACCTGATCGGCCGGCCGGAGGCGGAGATCGTCGGCAACCGGCTCAGCGACATCTGGAACGCCTCGGCGTCCGCGGTCGACCGGATGCTCGACGCCGCCCGTGCCGGCGAGTACCTCGAGCAGATCATCGAGGTGATCGACAGCACCGAGCGGCACCGGTGGCTGCGCCTGAACTGCGGGCCGATCGAGCCGCCGGCGGGCGTCAAGCAGTCACCGGACAGGCAGCAGGTGCTGGTCACGGGGTACGACATCACCGAGGACCGCAAGCAGGTCACGGAGCTCCGCGGCAAGTACGCGGCCATCGACCGGGCCCAGGCCGTCATCGAGTTCGACCTCGACAGCACGATCCTGAACGCCAACGAGAACTTCCTGGCCCTGACCGGGTACGCCCAGAGCGACCTCGTCGGCCAGCAGCACCGCATCCTGTGCGAGCCCCGCTACGCCGACAGCACCGAATATCAGCAGCTGTGGGAACGGTTGCGCGCCGGTGAGGTGGAGAGCGGCGAGTTCAAGCGGATCGGTCGCGGCGGGCGTGAGGTGTGGATCCGCGCCACCTACAACCCGATCTTCAACCTGGACGGCAAGCCCTACAAGATCGTGAAGTACGCGCTGGACGTCACCGAGTCCAAGCTGCGGAGCGCGGAGTACGAGGGCAAGGTCACGGCCATCGGCCGGGCGCAGGCGGTCATCGAGTTCGACCTCGAGGGCCGGATCATCGACGCCAACCCGAACTTCCTCAACACGATGGGGTACACCCTCGACGAGGTGCAGGGGCAGCACCACCGGATGTTCGTCGACGCCGACGAGGCGCGCGGGGCGGCGTACCGCAACTTCTGGCAGGCGCTGGGCCGCGGCGAGTACGAGACCGGCGAGTACAAGCGGGTGGCCAAGGGCGGCCGGGAGGTGTGGCTGCAGGCGAGCTACAACCCCATCTTCGACCTCGAGGGCCGCCCGATGAAGGTGGTCAAGTACGCCACCGACGTCACCGAGGCCAAGTTCAAGAGCGCCGAGTACGTCGGCAAGGTCGCGGCGATCGGCCGGGCCCAGGCGACGGTCGAGTTCGACCTCGAGGGCCGCATCCTCGACGCGAACCAGAACTTCCTCGACGTCACGGGTTACAAGATCGACGAGGTCCGCGGCCAGCACCACCGGATCTTCATGGAACCCGAGGCGGCGCTCAGCCCCGACTACGCGCGCTTCTGGGAACGTCTCGGCCACGGCGAGTACGAGGCCGGCGAGTACAAGCGGGTCGGCAAGGGCGGCCGGGAGATCTGGCTGCTCGCCTCGTACAACCCGATCTTCGACCTGGACGGCCGGCCTTTCAAGATCGTCAAGTACGCCACGGACGTGACCGAGGGCAAACTGCGCAACGCCGAGTACGAGGGCAAGGTCGAGGCGATCATCCGGGCGCAGGCCGTGGTCGAGTTCGACCTCGAGGGCCAGGTGCTCAACGCCAACCGCAACTTCCTCGACACGGTGGGCTACACCCTCGACGAAGTCCGCGGTCAGCATCACCGCCTCTTCGTGGAGCCGGACGAGGCGAACTCCCTCGAGTACCAGACCTTCTGGGAGAAGCTGGCCCGCGGGGAGTACCGCAGCGGCGAGTTCAAGCGGGTCACCAAGGACGGCCGGGAGGTCTGGCTCCAGGCCACCTACAACCCGATCTTCGACCTGGACGGCCGCCCGTTCAAGGTGGTCAAGTACGCCACCGACGTGACCAAGGCCAAACTCACGGGCGCGGAGTACGAAGGCAAGGACATCGCCATCAATCGCGCCCAGGCGGTCATCGAGTTCGACCTCGAGGGCACGATCCTGTCGGCGAACGAGAACTTCCAGCGCACCCTCGGATATTCGGCCCGCGAGCTGATCGGCCAGCACCACAGCATGCTCTGCTCCGGCGACTACGTGACGTCGGCGGAGTACCGCGACTTCTGGCTGCGGCTGCGCAAGGGCGAATACCTGACCGGCCGGTTCCACCGGATCGGCAAGTTCGGCCGCGACGTGTGGATCCAGGCGACCTACAATCCGATCTTCGACATGCGCGGGAACCCGTACAAGGTCGTCAAGTACGCCCACGACATCACCGACCAGGTGGGCCTGGAACAGCTGCTGTCCTCCAAGACCCGGGAGATGAGCGACTCGATCAACGCCCTCACCGGCTCGATCGACGAGATCGTGGTCAGCGCGCAGCAGGCCAGCACGCTCGCCGGCGAGACACAGCAGAACGCCCAGGAGGGCTACGAGGAACTGCGCAAGTCGATCGAGGCGATCGACCTGATCGAGAAGTCGTCCGACCAGATCGCGGCCATCGTCAACGTGATCGGCGAGATCGCCAGCCAGACCAACCTGCTGGCCTTCAACGCCTCGATCGAGGCCGCCCGGGCCGGTGAGCACGGTGTCGGCTTCTCGGTCGTCGCCGGCGAGGTCCGCAAACTCGCGGAACGCTCCTCGGAGGCGGCCCGGGAGATCACCACCCTGATCAACGAATCGGCGAACCGGGTCGGCACGGGGGCGACGGTCTCGCACCGCGCCCAGAGCGCCTTCGGCCAGATCCTCAAGAGTGTGGCCTCGACCAGCGAGTCCATCAAACGGATCGCCGACTCGACCCAGCTCCAGCAGACCGCCTCACGTTCGGTCAACCAGCTGATCAACGACCTGATCGGCACGGACGCCGCGATGGCACCCGAGGGCGGCGCCGGACGATGA
- a CDS encoding MFS transporter has product MRLRAWWADAAGGLPATYWYLWTGLLINRVGGFAVLFLSLYLTAQRGASPAVAGLVVGAYGIGGVGGTLLGGVLTDRWGRRSTLLAAHFATAAFLVALAVSTDLRLVAGFGLLLGVAQTMSGPAFVAAIIDVVPAERRSRAFNLQFWAFNLGMAGASLLAGLLAEWSYLGLFLLDAASTVLTGVLIAWKVPETLSRRPAEVVPDRGRGMRTVLADRVFLVFVGLTLLQALLYAQTNTIVPLAMAQDGLGPSDYGLVTALGGTMIVVGQLFVPRLIDRHRKARVLAVALAVMALGFSTLATADRLGFYLAAAAVWTIGSMLAAPPNAEINSELAPVELRGRYQAVFFLTFPAASFLAPALGGVSLQTFGSAHWLIVAAVGVLGAGLHLAAGPARERRVSELRSVSAGGGGRRPSP; this is encoded by the coding sequence GTGAGACTCCGCGCCTGGTGGGCTGATGCCGCCGGAGGGCTGCCGGCCACGTACTGGTACCTCTGGACGGGGCTGCTGATCAATCGTGTCGGCGGCTTCGCGGTCCTCTTCCTCTCGCTCTACCTGACCGCCCAGCGGGGTGCGAGCCCCGCGGTCGCCGGCCTGGTCGTCGGTGCGTACGGGATCGGCGGTGTCGGTGGCACCCTGCTCGGCGGTGTCCTCACCGACCGCTGGGGCCGCCGGTCGACACTGCTCGCCGCGCACTTCGCCACCGCCGCTTTCCTGGTCGCGCTGGCGGTCAGCACCGATCTGCGGCTGGTGGCCGGGTTCGGGCTGCTGCTCGGTGTCGCGCAGACGATGTCCGGGCCGGCGTTCGTCGCGGCGATCATCGACGTGGTGCCGGCCGAGCGCCGGTCGCGGGCGTTCAACCTGCAGTTCTGGGCGTTCAATCTGGGCATGGCCGGTGCGTCGCTGCTGGCCGGGCTGCTGGCCGAGTGGAGTTATCTCGGGCTGTTCCTGCTCGACGCGGCGTCGACGGTGCTCACCGGCGTACTCATCGCCTGGAAGGTCCCGGAGACGCTGAGCCGGCGGCCGGCCGAGGTCGTGCCCGATCGGGGCCGCGGGATGCGGACGGTCCTGGCCGACCGGGTCTTCCTGGTTTTTGTCGGGCTGACCCTGCTGCAGGCCCTGCTCTACGCCCAGACCAACACGATCGTGCCGCTCGCGATGGCTCAGGACGGGCTCGGCCCGTCGGACTACGGGCTGGTCACCGCGCTCGGCGGGACGATGATCGTCGTCGGGCAGCTGTTCGTGCCGCGGCTGATCGACCGGCACCGCAAGGCCCGGGTGCTCGCGGTCGCGCTGGCCGTGATGGCGCTGGGCTTCTCGACCCTGGCGACGGCCGACCGGCTGGGCTTCTACCTGGCCGCGGCGGCGGTCTGGACCATCGGTTCGATGCTGGCCGCACCACCGAACGCGGAGATCAACTCCGAGCTGGCGCCGGTGGAGCTGCGAGGGCGTTACCAGGCGGTGTTCTTCCTGACCTTCCCGGCGGCGTCGTTCCTGGCACCGGCGCTGGGCGGGGTCAGCCTGCAGACCTTCGGATCGGCGCACTGGCTGATCGTCGCGGCCGTGGGTGTCCTCGGAGCGGGACTGCACCTGGCGGCGGGACCGGCCCGCGAAAGAAGAGTGTCGGAACTGCGGAGTGTCAGCGCCGGCGGCGGCGGGCGACGCCCATCCCCATAG
- a CDS encoding YbjN domain-containing protein — protein sequence MVSEVGELIERVCAERELPCESTGDSSWVVTLPGTHKLKTACNLIVGEHALRVEAFVMRHPDEKHEELWAWLLRRNARMYGVSFSIDASGDIYLTGRVTLKGLDEDELDRLFGAVLTYADESFDSMLEIGFGSSIRREWEWRVKRGESLANLQAFAHLADPKAE from the coding sequence ATGGTGAGCGAGGTCGGTGAGCTGATCGAACGGGTCTGCGCGGAGCGCGAGCTCCCCTGCGAATCCACCGGCGACTCGTCCTGGGTGGTGACCCTCCCCGGTACGCACAAGCTGAAGACCGCGTGCAACCTCATCGTCGGCGAGCACGCACTGCGCGTCGAGGCGTTCGTGATGCGCCACCCCGACGAGAAGCACGAGGAGCTCTGGGCCTGGCTGCTGCGCCGCAACGCCCGGATGTACGGCGTCAGCTTCTCGATCGACGCGTCCGGCGACATCTACCTGACCGGCCGCGTCACCCTGAAGGGGCTGGACGAGGACGAGCTCGACCGTCTCTTCGGTGCGGTGCTGACGTACGCCGACGAGTCCTTCGACTCGATGCTGGAGATCGGGTTCGGGTCCTCGATCCGCCGTGAGTGGGAGTGGCGGGTCAAACGCGGCGAGTCGCTGGCCAATCTGCAGGCCTTCGCCCATCTGGCGGACCCGAAAGCCGAGTGA
- the mshA gene encoding D-inositol-3-phosphate glycosyltransferase, whose amino-acid sequence MAELRASGLWPTPRRIATLSVHTSPLEQPGTGDAGGMNVYIVEVSKRLAERDVEVEIFTRATSSELPPVVEMAPGVTVRHITAGPFEGLSKEELPSQLCAFTNGVLRAEAARPPGAYDLIHSHYWMSGQVGWLARERWGVPHVHTAHTLAKVKNRFIAAGDRPEPKARVIGEEQVITEADRLVANTRFEAQDLVSCYDADPTKLTVVQPGVDLGRFRPRSTRVADRRRLGLPERGYVVAFVGRIQPLKGPDVLIRALASEPLRDEDVTVVICGGPSGSGLDRPTSLIELASSLGVSHKVHFLAPQTGEALAALYRSADLVAVPSHNESFGLVALEAQACGTPVVAAAVGGLVTAVTDGVSGVLVDGHDPQDWARVLTGLLLAPAQRLRLSIGAVRHAKNFSWDRTADGLLRVYREAVAGHRALIEARLAGSFSW is encoded by the coding sequence GTGGCTGAGCTGCGGGCCTCAGGCCTCTGGCCGACTCCCCGGCGCATCGCCACGCTGTCGGTGCACACGTCACCGCTGGAGCAGCCCGGTACGGGCGACGCAGGCGGCATGAACGTGTACATCGTCGAGGTCTCCAAGCGGCTGGCCGAACGCGACGTCGAGGTCGAGATCTTCACGCGGGCCACGTCGAGCGAGCTGCCCCCGGTCGTCGAGATGGCGCCCGGTGTGACTGTGCGGCACATCACCGCCGGCCCGTTCGAAGGGCTGTCGAAGGAGGAGCTGCCGTCGCAGCTCTGCGCGTTCACCAACGGTGTGCTGCGGGCCGAGGCGGCCCGGCCGCCCGGTGCCTACGACCTGATCCACTCGCACTACTGGATGTCGGGGCAGGTCGGCTGGCTGGCCCGCGAGCGCTGGGGTGTGCCGCACGTGCACACCGCGCACACCCTCGCCAAGGTCAAGAACAGGTTCATCGCCGCGGGGGACCGGCCGGAGCCCAAGGCCCGCGTCATCGGCGAGGAGCAGGTCATCACCGAGGCGGACCGCCTGGTCGCCAACACCCGCTTCGAGGCCCAGGACCTGGTCAGCTGTTACGACGCCGACCCGACCAAACTCACCGTGGTGCAGCCCGGCGTGGACCTCGGCCGTTTCCGGCCCCGGTCCACCCGCGTCGCGGACCGGCGGCGGCTCGGCCTTCCGGAGCGGGGGTACGTGGTCGCTTTTGTCGGCCGCATCCAGCCGCTCAAGGGGCCGGACGTGCTGATCCGGGCCCTCGCCTCCGAGCCGCTGCGCGACGAGGACGTGACCGTCGTGATCTGCGGCGGGCCGAGCGGCAGCGGACTCGACCGCCCGACGTCGCTGATCGAGCTGGCCTCCTCGCTCGGCGTCTCGCACAAGGTGCACTTCCTGGCGCCGCAGACCGGTGAGGCGCTGGCCGCGCTCTACCGGTCCGCCGACCTGGTCGCCGTGCCGTCACACAACGAGTCGTTCGGCCTCGTGGCGCTCGAGGCCCAGGCCTGCGGCACCCCGGTCGTCGCCGCCGCGGTGGGCGGTCTGGTCACCGCGGTCACCGACGGCGTGAGCGGCGTGCTGGTCGACGGTCACGACCCCCAGGACTGGGCCCGGGTGCTGACCGGCCTGCTGCTCGCGCCGGCCCAGCGGCTGCGCCTGTCCATCGGCGCGGTCCGGCACGCCAAGAACTTCTCCTGGGACCGCACCGCCGACGGGTTGTTGCGGGTCTACCGCGAGGCCGTCGCCGGGCACCGGGCGCTGATCGAGGCGCGTCTGGCAGGCTCGTTCTCATGGTGA
- a CDS encoding SDR family oxidoreductase encodes MVQKKIAVVTGASSGIGAATARRLATEGFHVVAAARRQDRLEQLVAEIGPDATAVVCDVTSDESVAALATTVTGLGAPVALLVNNAGGARGLDPVSDGSVADWQWMYDVNVLGTLRTTQALLPALEASGAGTVVTVGSTAAFTVYEGGAGYTAAKHAQNALVGTLRLELAGRPVRVIEIDPGMVRTEEFSLKRLGDQGKADAIYAGVKEPLVADDIADCVAWVATRPQHVNIDRLVVRPIAQAAQHKVARES; translated from the coding sequence ATGGTGCAGAAGAAGATCGCCGTCGTCACCGGGGCGTCCAGTGGGATCGGGGCGGCGACCGCCCGCCGTCTGGCCACGGAAGGCTTCCACGTCGTGGCCGCGGCCCGCCGTCAGGACCGGCTGGAGCAGCTGGTCGCGGAGATCGGTCCGGACGCCACCGCCGTGGTCTGCGACGTCACCTCGGACGAGTCGGTGGCCGCGCTGGCGACCACGGTCACGGGCCTGGGCGCACCGGTTGCTCTGCTGGTCAACAACGCCGGCGGTGCGCGCGGCCTGGACCCCGTCTCCGACGGTTCCGTCGCCGACTGGCAATGGATGTACGACGTGAACGTGCTCGGCACCCTGCGGACGACCCAGGCGCTGCTGCCCGCACTCGAGGCGAGCGGCGCCGGCACGGTCGTGACCGTCGGCTCGACCGCGGCCTTCACCGTCTACGAGGGTGGCGCGGGTTACACCGCCGCGAAGCACGCCCAGAACGCGCTCGTCGGCACCCTGCGCCTGGAACTCGCCGGCAGGCCCGTCCGGGTGATCGAGATCGACCCCGGCATGGTGCGCACCGAGGAGTTCTCCCTCAAGCGCCTCGGCGACCAGGGCAAGGCCGACGCCATCTACGCCGGCGTGAAGGAACCGCTGGTCGCGGACGACATCGCCGACTGCGTCGCCTGGGTCGCCACCCGGCCGCAGCACGTCAACATCGACCGCCTGGTCGTCCGCCCGATCGCCCAGGCCGCACAGCACAAGGTGGCCCGCGAGTCGTGA
- a CDS encoding CBM96 family carbohydrate-binding protein, with protein sequence MTARRGIIGVALTGVVAAGGGFALTGTANAATTTETTSTYSTDDAYTSSSRRTVNFGAADKLVVGREAGETRLSYVKFTPKIASGATVTAAQLKLPVESKPVAATLSVHSVASSWSEQKITAANAPALGALVASIKPSTTDATLTFDVSKVVTKAGTYAFALRSSATTAVTRLRSIEYGATTSGGPELVVTARRTTTTPTTAPTSTAPTKAPTTAPTTTPPTTTPPTTTPPTTTPPTTVPPTTAPGECVTDALLVPSCGVLWGAAAGGFTDTPRDQALKSWEAMTGRTATIYHTYHKGDEQFPTKPEIAMTQDAQNPRVLLLNWKIAYNSTWAKVAAGAQDARIDKWSAYVKKNYNQKFFLALHHEPENDVNATAGSGMTAKDYAAMYRHVITRLRTNGVTNAVNVIAFMGNEKWMAQSWWKDLYPGDAYVDWVGLDSYVSVEKGYYHYGDMGDILDRQPTGGGLGWYDWAVKNHPTKPIMVAEWGMYHRTKSITDKAAAFNTVIPELKAHPAVKAVVYFDTASDDEGDRDISVNSTASSLAAFKKVAADPMFKVTLGK encoded by the coding sequence GTGACGGCCAGGCGGGGGATCATCGGAGTTGCTTTGACGGGCGTCGTGGCGGCCGGCGGGGGGTTCGCCCTGACCGGTACGGCGAACGCCGCGACGACGACCGAGACGACGAGCACGTACAGCACCGACGACGCGTACACGTCGAGCTCGCGCAGGACCGTCAACTTCGGTGCCGCCGACAAGCTGGTCGTGGGCAGGGAGGCGGGGGAGACGCGGCTGTCCTATGTGAAGTTCACGCCGAAGATCGCCTCCGGTGCGACCGTCACCGCGGCCCAGCTGAAGCTGCCGGTGGAGAGCAAGCCGGTCGCGGCCACGCTCAGCGTCCACTCGGTCGCGAGTTCGTGGTCGGAGCAGAAGATCACGGCGGCGAACGCGCCGGCGCTGGGTGCGCTGGTCGCCTCGATCAAGCCGAGCACGACCGACGCCACGCTGACCTTCGACGTGTCCAAGGTGGTCACCAAGGCCGGCACTTACGCGTTCGCCCTGAGGTCCTCCGCCACCACGGCCGTGACGCGGCTGCGCTCGATCGAGTACGGCGCCACCACCTCGGGCGGCCCGGAGCTGGTCGTCACGGCCCGCCGGACAACCACGACGCCGACCACCGCGCCGACCTCGACCGCGCCGACGAAGGCTCCGACCACCGCGCCGACGACCACGCCTCCGACGACCACGCCTCCGACGACCACGCCTCCGACGACCACGCCTCCGACGACCGTGCCGCCGACCACCGCGCCGGGTGAGTGCGTCACCGACGCGCTGCTCGTGCCGTCCTGCGGTGTTCTCTGGGGCGCGGCGGCCGGCGGGTTCACCGACACCCCGCGGGACCAGGCGCTGAAGTCGTGGGAGGCCATGACCGGCCGCACCGCGACGATCTACCACACGTACCACAAGGGTGACGAGCAGTTCCCGACCAAGCCCGAGATCGCCATGACGCAGGACGCCCAGAACCCGCGGGTGCTGCTGCTCAACTGGAAGATCGCCTACAACTCCACGTGGGCCAAGGTCGCGGCCGGCGCCCAGGACGCGCGGATCGACAAGTGGTCCGCGTACGTGAAGAAGAACTACAACCAGAAGTTCTTCCTCGCGCTGCACCACGAGCCGGAGAACGACGTCAACGCCACGGCCGGTTCGGGCATGACGGCCAAGGACTACGCCGCGATGTACCGCCACGTCATCACCCGGCTGCGCACCAACGGCGTCACCAACGCCGTCAACGTGATCGCCTTCATGGGCAACGAGAAGTGGATGGCGCAGTCCTGGTGGAAGGACCTCTACCCGGGTGACGCGTACGTCGACTGGGTCGGCCTGGACTCGTACGTCAGCGTCGAGAAGGGTTACTACCACTACGGCGACATGGGCGACATCCTCGACCGTCAGCCGACCGGCGGTGGCCTCGGCTGGTACGACTGGGCCGTAAAGAACCACCCGACCAAGCCGATCATGGTGGCTGAGTGGGGCATGTACCACCGCACCAAGTCCATCACGGACAAGGCCGCGGCGTTCAACACGGTCATCCCCGAGCTCAAGGCCCATCCTGCGGTCAAGGCGGTCGTCTACTTCGACACCGCCAGCGACGACGAGGGTGACCGGGACATCTCGGTCAACTCCACGGCGAGCAGCCTGGCCGCCTTCAAGAAGGTCGCGGCCGACCCGATGTTCAAGGTGACCCTGGGCAAGTAG
- a CDS encoding response regulator — protein sequence MTEVPQERPMVLVVDDEEDLRDIMRRMLERRGFATLVAGDADQAIAVCREHPGVIDVLVTDLGLPGVSGGDLARTASGLRPEMGVVYISGLPKDIAVTKGLIAEDALLVKKPFTSDLLLEALRSILAQRAPTA from the coding sequence ATGACGGAGGTTCCGCAGGAGCGTCCCATGGTCCTCGTCGTCGACGACGAGGAAGATCTGCGCGACATCATGCGCCGGATGCTCGAACGCCGCGGCTTCGCGACCCTGGTCGCCGGCGATGCGGATCAGGCCATCGCGGTCTGCCGGGAGCACCCGGGTGTGATCGACGTGCTCGTCACGGACCTCGGCCTGCCCGGGGTATCCGGTGGTGACCTGGCCCGGACGGCGTCCGGTCTGCGCCCCGAGATGGGCGTCGTCTACATCTCCGGTCTGCCCAAGGACATCGCCGTCACCAAGGGCCTGATCGCCGAGGACGCTCTGCTGGTCAAGAAGCCGTTCACCTCCGACCTGCTGCTGGAGGCGCTGCGGTCGATCCTGGCCCAGCGGGCACCCACCGCCTGA